In one window of Chitinophagales bacterium DNA:
- a CDS encoding peptidoglycan DD-metalloendopeptidase family protein, producing MLKRIAFLIVVLFAFTIAEAQQTKEELQRRQQELQREINELNATLGEIQRSKKKSIGQLAIVQRKIAKRQELINSIGRDIRRIDDELFLNEREIYRLNKELDTLKLQYAQSIQFAYKNRGSYEYLNFLFSAKNFNDAVKRIAYLKSYRQQRETQAVAINKTQSLLQERMGMLAVNKQEKTKTLSSQSEQLKVLEEDKQEQAQVVKQLKDQEKDYQAQLRRREKERQDLRRALDAAIKREIEDARRKERERIARQAEAAKKAANNNATVEKDAVAAKPKNAEPVTGGIAARPKENREESAFESTPEGLTMSLNFEKNRGRLPWPVESGIVTGEFGTHTIPGTRLAEKNDGIIITTKAESSIRCVADGEVARIFDLGEYQGVMVRHGKYFTIYSRLSSVNVSKGQAVNAGTVIGRNAQNLDGDYKVEFLVMNDKGANLNPELWLKRR from the coding sequence ATGCTGAAAAGAATTGCCTTCCTAATCGTTGTTTTGTTCGCCTTTACTATTGCAGAGGCGCAACAAACTAAGGAAGAATTACAGCGTCGTCAACAGGAATTGCAGCGTGAGATCAATGAGCTGAATGCTACTTTAGGTGAGATACAGCGTAGTAAGAAAAAATCAATCGGTCAATTAGCCATTGTACAGCGTAAAATCGCCAAGCGTCAGGAATTAATCAATAGTATTGGCAGAGATATCCGCAGAATTGACGATGAGCTGTTTCTGAATGAACGCGAAATCTATCGTCTCAATAAAGAATTAGATACGCTCAAGCTTCAGTATGCACAGAGTATTCAATTTGCATATAAGAACAGAGGAAGCTACGAATACCTGAATTTTCTTTTTTCTGCCAAAAATTTTAATGATGCGGTAAAGCGCATTGCTTACCTCAAAAGCTATCGTCAACAGCGCGAGACGCAGGCAGTAGCCATCAACAAAACCCAATCGCTTTTACAAGAGCGGATGGGCATGCTGGCAGTAAATAAGCAGGAGAAGACCAAGACCCTGAGTTCTCAAAGCGAGCAGCTTAAGGTGCTGGAAGAAGATAAGCAGGAGCAAGCCCAGGTGGTGAAGCAACTCAAGGATCAAGAAAAGGATTATCAAGCCCAGCTTAGAAGAAGAGAAAAAGAACGTCAGGATTTGCGCCGTGCTTTGGATGCAGCTATCAAACGCGAAATTGAAGATGCCCGAAGAAAGGAACGTGAAAGAATAGCCAGACAGGCAGAAGCAGCCAAGAAAGCTGCGAACAATAATGCTACAGTTGAGAAAGACGCTGTTGCTGCTAAACCTAAAAATGCAGAGCCAGTCACTGGTGGTATTGCTGCCCGCCCCAAAGAGAATCGTGAAGAAAGTGCTTTCGAGTCTACGCCGGAAGGCCTCACCATGTCGCTCAACTTTGAAAAGAACAGAGGTCGTTTGCCATGGCCTGTTGAGTCTGGTATTGTTACCGGTGAGTTTGGTACCCATACGATTCCTGGTACAAGATTGGCTGAAAAGAATGATGGTATCATCATTACCACAAAAGCAGAATCAAGCATCCGTTGTGTGGCAGACGGTGAAGTAGCCAGAATCTTTGATCTGGGCGAATATCAGGGTGTAATGGTGCGTCATGGTAAATATTTTACCATCTATAGTCGCCTTTCTTCAGTGAATGTATCTAAAGGACAAGCAGTGAATGCAGGTACTGTTATCGGCAGAAACGCACAAAACCTGGACGGTGATTATAAAGTAGAGTTTCTTGTGATGAATGATAAAGGTGCCAACCTCAACCCTGAACTCTGGCTCAAGCGCAGATAG
- a CDS encoding DUF4292 domain-containing protein, which produces MKQSFFILSILAFFYACKPAQKVQKIEQAIYNKDTTESVKVKEAPKVDSAAIVRDIMQKVMMRKIDVNTFEAKIKVDYEDKDDANSITAYVKLKKDSVINIKLTYPVIGVLFELQAFKDSVILLNYRNKTVQYRKISYLQEITEIPFDFTTLQDMILGNPVFVNGNIVSYKDSDAGLLVLVNGDIFKHLITLEKDEFKITHSKLDDIHAERSRTCDITLSNYETFGTYKFSSQRKISIAEKSKLDILLDFKKPVFNQPLTISFNIPKNFKKQ; this is translated from the coding sequence ATGAAGCAATCCTTTTTTATTCTCTCTATACTGGCTTTCTTTTATGCCTGTAAGCCTGCGCAGAAAGTGCAGAAGATTGAACAGGCTATTTACAATAAGGATACAACCGAGTCTGTAAAAGTAAAAGAAGCGCCAAAAGTAGACTCAGCTGCTATCGTACGCGATATCATGCAGAAAGTGATGATGCGTAAAATCGACGTGAACACATTTGAAGCGAAGATTAAAGTAGATTATGAGGATAAGGATGATGCAAACTCCATCACAGCTTATGTAAAGCTGAAAAAAGATTCTGTGATCAATATCAAACTTACCTATCCTGTTATTGGCGTGCTATTTGAATTACAGGCTTTCAAGGATAGTGTGATTCTCCTGAATTACCGCAACAAGACGGTTCAATACCGAAAGATTTCTTACCTCCAGGAAATCACAGAAATTCCATTCGACTTCACCACTTTGCAAGATATGATTCTGGGAAATCCGGTTTTTGTAAATGGGAACATCGTTTCTTATAAGGACAGCGATGCTGGCTTATTGGTATTGGTAAATGGAGATATTTTCAAGCACCTGATTACACTTGAAAAAGACGAGTTTAAAATCACGCATAGCAAATTAGATGATATCCATGCTGAGCGTAGCAGAACTTGTGATATCACATTGTCTAACTATGAGACTTTCGGTACCTATAAATTCTCCAGTCAGCGAAAAATTTCTATTGCCGAGAAGTCTAAACTGGATATTTTACTCGATTTCAAAAAGCCGGTGTTTAACCAGCCCTTAACGATTTCGTTTAATATTCCTAAAAATTTCAAGAAGCAATAA
- the dut gene encoding dUTP diphosphatase: MPLTKVRIINQSPHPLPAYATAGSSGMDLRANLEQPMELAPMQRELVPTGLFIELPEYLEAQVRPRSGLAIKQGITCLNTPGTIDADYRGEIKVILINLSGENQLIQHGDRIAQLVIQQVEKIEWEQVNSLNETARGSGGFGHTGKN; this comes from the coding sequence ATGCCCCTGACAAAAGTTCGGATCATCAACCAATCGCCACATCCTTTGCCAGCTTATGCTACTGCGGGCTCCTCAGGTATGGACCTTCGGGCCAATCTGGAACAACCCATGGAATTGGCGCCCATGCAGCGGGAATTGGTACCTACCGGTTTGTTTATTGAACTGCCTGAGTACCTTGAAGCACAAGTTCGCCCGAGGAGTGGACTGGCCATCAAGCAAGGTATTACCTGCTTAAACACACCCGGTACAATTGATGCAGATTATAGGGGAGAAATCAAGGTGATTTTAATCAATTTGTCAGGCGAAAATCAGCTCATTCAACATGGAGACAGAATTGCCCAATTGGTGATTCAGCAAGTAGAAAAGATTGAATGGGAACAGGTAAATAGCCTTAATGAAACAGCTCGTGGTTCAGGTGGATTTGGCCACACAGGAAAAAATTAA
- a CDS encoding WecB/TagA/CpsF family glycosyltransferase: MKHASPQKVNIGGTYISNVSLEDTLEIFSEAIENHVKKRVCVIPVNCIVWAGENKALQQIYNTADLALCDGVPILWMSKLFGTPLKGRVTGLDLLPRFIKVCAEKNYSIFLLGAKPGVGNQLAEQMQKTYPALRISGIYTPPMAASFSEEENQRMVDLINAAAPDIVWVSLSAPKQDYWIAEHFTKLNTKIVIGVGGAFEVSAGLIARAPKWMQQNGLEWLFRFLQEPKRLFYRYFIEAPRIIPLILKQLFLQKDKHA, translated from the coding sequence ATGAAGCATGCATCCCCACAAAAGGTCAATATTGGCGGCACATATATTAGCAATGTTTCCTTGGAAGACACTTTGGAGATTTTCTCAGAAGCCATTGAAAATCACGTAAAAAAAAGAGTATGTGTGATTCCGGTGAATTGTATTGTATGGGCCGGAGAAAATAAAGCACTTCAGCAGATCTATAACACAGCTGATCTCGCCCTATGTGATGGAGTACCCATTCTATGGATGTCTAAACTATTTGGTACGCCTTTGAAAGGGCGGGTAACCGGCTTGGATTTACTTCCCCGCTTTATAAAAGTTTGCGCGGAAAAAAACTATTCAATCTTCCTTTTGGGTGCCAAGCCAGGTGTAGGCAATCAATTAGCCGAACAAATGCAAAAAACATATCCTGCTCTGCGCATTAGCGGCATCTATACTCCACCAATGGCCGCAAGTTTTTCTGAAGAAGAAAACCAACGCATGGTTGACCTGATAAACGCTGCAGCACCCGATATTGTATGGGTAAGTCTCTCTGCCCCCAAACAAGATTATTGGATTGCAGAACACTTTACCAAACTCAACACAAAAATTGTGATTGGCGTAGGTGGTGCATTTGAAGTAAGTGCGGGGCTAATTGCCCGTGCACCTAAATGGATGCAACAGAATGGACTTGAATGGCTATTCCGCTTCTTGCAGGAACCGAAAAGACTTTTTTACCGTTACTTCATTGAAGCCCCGCGTATTATACCGCTTATCTTAAAACAGCTTTTTTTACAAAAAGATAAACATGCATAA